In one window of Haloimpatiens sp. FM7315 DNA:
- a CDS encoding PAS domain S-box protein, with protein MDNFCRRILEDRDFIAKRTFYYLVNTLNKGYDIDKNLCIKVIDYIIEYWIMTKNPDKLRKMIKVNLLKQMDDKLEYFKKSNIEILLKSIKWSILDLIFKIENDYKKVNSYYIVVDNIFDELEMIIYDEWQKLTEEHMKFKVLAETMKSPLFIILNDRFKYVNLEGLSLFGYTEEEIKSINYLDMIHPDSRECVKENIKRLVNDGKSYENNYEIKILTKDFKEKWLALSTSTINIDGNKCITGVGIDITHKKDMEKQLEIFDKKMGNLMETINVGVELIKGNEIKYINSFMTKITGYDKDELMHLKLNDMLHQDFKRELDSLLNDDLYKTSENRNFRKEIKLIRKDKKEVWIDINAKVYSIDGQIYRILCFNDVTESKEVLRQLEKSKQTYKSILEILPNGVILEKEGKILYCNKCSAKTLGIENSKELLNMNINEVIELCDENQVVLNGLNNNCLIQGQNVFLRKKDNRKLDLEVKLTKGYEDDEDVTLVMFNDISHKKKIQQLQKRMEAKNNEILEIKEYNKLKTSFFSNISHELRTPLNVILGAVQLLKLIIQEGNFKEDKERVVRYIDIIKRNSFRMVKISNNLIDSAEIEYGHIHMNLDNNNIAKIVENMKDAVLKYAEAKNISIEFKCKEEKIYVSCDKSKIERVVLNVLSNAIKFTEDNGKIVIELLQDKKYVTIAIKDDGIGIPRDKQNIIFESFSRIDKSLSRSTEGTGMGLAIAKSLVEMHDGKISLESQEGKGSNFKIYLPNRRIKKISEEISNYIEPFGIEKVDIEFSDIYS; from the coding sequence ATGGATAATTTTTGTAGACGTATTTTAGAGGATAGAGATTTTATAGCTAAGCGAACCTTTTATTATTTAGTTAATACACTTAATAAAGGATATGATATTGATAAAAACCTATGTATTAAAGTAATAGATTATATTATAGAATATTGGATTATGACTAAAAATCCTGATAAGCTTCGTAAAATGATCAAGGTTAATCTATTGAAACAAATGGATGATAAATTAGAGTATTTTAAAAAGTCTAATATAGAAATCCTTTTGAAGAGCATAAAATGGTCTATACTAGATTTGATTTTTAAAATAGAAAATGATTATAAAAAGGTGAATTCATACTATATTGTTGTAGACAATATTTTTGATGAACTTGAAATGATTATTTACGATGAATGGCAAAAGTTAACAGAAGAGCATATGAAATTTAAGGTTTTGGCCGAAACTATGAAATCTCCTTTGTTTATAATTTTAAATGATAGATTTAAATATGTGAATTTGGAGGGATTGAGTTTATTTGGTTATACAGAAGAGGAGATTAAAAGTATTAATTATTTAGATATGATACATCCTGATTCTAGAGAGTGTGTTAAAGAAAATATTAAAAGATTAGTAAATGATGGAAAGTCTTATGAAAACAATTATGAAATAAAGATTTTAACAAAAGACTTTAAGGAAAAATGGCTTGCACTTAGTACCTCTACTATTAATATAGATGGAAACAAGTGCATAACAGGTGTTGGCATAGATATAACTCATAAAAAAGATATGGAGAAACAACTAGAGATTTTTGATAAAAAAATGGGAAATTTAATGGAAACAATAAATGTAGGTGTTGAACTTATAAAAGGAAATGAAATTAAATATATAAATAGTTTCATGACTAAAATTACAGGATATGATAAAGATGAACTCATGCATTTAAAATTAAATGATATGTTACACCAGGATTTTAAAAGGGAGTTGGATTCTTTACTTAATGATGATCTATATAAAACTTCTGAAAATAGAAATTTCAGAAAAGAAATAAAATTAATAAGAAAGGATAAAAAAGAGGTTTGGATAGATATAAATGCTAAGGTTTATAGCATAGATGGACAAATATATAGAATACTTTGTTTTAATGATGTAACTGAAAGCAAAGAGGTTTTAAGGCAACTTGAAAAAAGTAAACAAACCTATAAAAGTATATTAGAGATATTGCCAAATGGAGTGATTCTTGAAAAAGAAGGTAAAATATTATACTGCAATAAATGTTCTGCTAAGACCTTGGGAATTGAGAATTCTAAGGAATTATTAAATATGAATATCAATGAAGTAATAGAATTATGTGATGAGAATCAAGTGGTTTTAAATGGTCTCAATAATAATTGCTTAATTCAAGGACAAAACGTATTTTTAAGGAAAAAGGATAATCGTAAGTTAGATTTAGAAGTGAAGCTTACAAAGGGTTATGAGGATGATGAGGATGTTACTTTAGTAATGTTTAATGATATATCCCATAAAAAGAAAATACAGCAGCTTCAAAAACGTATGGAAGCTAAGAATAATGAGATTCTGGAGATAAAAGAATACAATAAATTAAAAACAAGTTTCTTTTCAAATATATCTCATGAGCTTAGAACTCCTTTAAACGTGATTTTAGGGGCGGTACAGTTATTAAAATTAATAATTCAAGAGGGTAATTTTAAAGAAGACAAGGAAAGAGTAGTTAGGTATATAGATATAATTAAGAGAAATTCCTTTAGGATGGTTAAGATATCAAACAACTTAATTGATTCCGCGGAAATTGAATATGGACATATACACATGAATTTAGATAATAATAATATAGCTAAAATAGTTGAGAATATGAAAGATGCAGTTTTAAAATATGCTGAGGCAAAGAATATAAGTATAGAGTTTAAATGTAAAGAAGAGAAGATATATGTAAGCTGTGATAAAAGTAAAATAGAAAGGGTAGTTCTAAATGTACTATCAAACGCTATTAAATTTACTGAAGATAATGGTAAAATAGTTATAGAACTTTTACAGGATAAAAAATATGTAACTATAGCTATAAAAGATGATGGTATAGGTATACCTAGAGATAAGCAAAATATAATATTTGAGAGTTTTAGTAGAATAGATAAATCTTTATCAAGAAGTACGGAAGGAACAGGTATGGGACTTGCCATTGCTAAATCACTAGTAGAAATGCATGATGGAAAAATAAGCCTAGAAAGTCAAGAGGGAAAGGGAAGTAATTTTAAAATATATCTGCCAAATAGGAGAATTAAAAAGATAAGTGAAGAAATATCAAATTATATAGAACCTTTTGGAATAGAAAAAGTAGATATAGAGTTTTCGGATATATATTCTTAG
- a CDS encoding PTS sugar transporter subunit IIB, whose protein sequence is MKKIIVACGSGVATSQSVASKIQNMCEDEGLSVDVEAVDIKSLDSIIDQCDIYVSIVPTEGLDIKVPIINGIPFLTSLGLDEEFQKLKDLLS, encoded by the coding sequence ATGAAAAAAATTATAGTTGCCTGTGGTTCAGGAGTTGCAACTTCCCAGTCTGTAGCATCTAAAATACAAAATATGTGTGAAGATGAAGGTTTATCAGTAGATGTAGAAGCAGTAGATATCAAATCCCTAGATAGTATTATAGACCAATGTGATATCTATGTGTCAATAGTTCCAACAGAGGGACTTGACATAAAAGTTCCTATAATAAATGGAATCCCATTCTTAACAAGTTTAGGCTTAGATGAAGAATTTCAAAAATTAAAAGACCTTTTAAGCTAA
- a CDS encoding LiaI-LiaF-like domain-containing protein, which translates to MKRIGTVTTAVSLIFYGAWCIFKNFNYDLAMEIFKFWPLIFIFLGIEFLHFSRKNYEEDRRPKINYFIILVVIIFLNTSLYYNVKNRTISFFGSELGINNDNYKNFFKNGKIIGFLPNKYKKLDSKMSLDSYGKELYMDFSNGKINIENSSDNKITLDLKIYVEKENNINSYNIKSKKEEKGYKIDLKDSEVHGVEGTIYVPEGYYVKLNGGNMDVSSENFSGDVDIDGANCSIDLKGDIQRSNIDISNGKVKIKNELCKDIKIDTSNASVYIDTKDSNLKVEADISNGVCKLNGEKRINSGISKTLGNGEGNIEIDVSNGVVDLNCGE; encoded by the coding sequence ATGAAAAGAATAGGAACGGTAACTACTGCAGTATCACTTATATTTTATGGAGCTTGGTGTATTTTTAAAAACTTCAACTATGATTTAGCTATGGAAATATTTAAATTTTGGCCTTTGATTTTTATTTTTCTTGGTATTGAATTTTTACATTTTAGTAGAAAAAATTATGAGGAGGATAGGAGACCTAAGATAAATTATTTTATTATTCTAGTAGTCATAATATTTTTAAACACCAGTTTGTACTACAATGTTAAAAATAGAACTATTTCTTTTTTCGGAAGTGAACTAGGTATAAATAATGATAATTATAAAAATTTCTTTAAGAATGGTAAAATAATTGGGTTTTTACCTAATAAATATAAAAAACTAGATTCAAAGATGTCTTTGGATAGTTACGGAAAAGAATTGTATATGGACTTTTCTAATGGTAAGATTAATATTGAAAATTCAAGTGATAACAAGATTACCTTAGATCTTAAGATCTATGTGGAAAAGGAAAATAATATAAATAGTTACAACATTAAAAGTAAAAAAGAAGAAAAGGGCTATAAAATAGACCTTAAGGACTCTGAAGTACATGGAGTAGAAGGAACTATTTATGTACCAGAGGGATATTACGTAAAGCTAAATGGAGGCAATATGGATGTATCTTCAGAGAATTTTTCAGGAGATGTAGATATAGATGGAGCTAATTGTAGTATAGATTTAAAAGGTGATATTCAAAGAAGCAATATAGATATATCTAATGGAAAGGTTAAGATTAAAAATGAGCTTTGTAAGGATATAAAAATAGACACTTCCAATGCCTCTGTCTATATAGATACTAAAGATAGCAATTTGAAGGTTGAAGCAGATATTTCTAACGGTGTATGTAAACTAAATGGAGAAAAAAGGATAAACTCTGGAATATCTAAGACTTTAGGAAATGGAGAAGGAAATATAGAAATAGATGTAAGCAATGGAGTTGTTGACCTTAATTGCGGGGAGTGA
- a CDS encoding class II aldolase/adducin family protein, producing the protein MLENLKKQVVKVAQQADVSGLCKHKSGNFSIKDKDTNYVVVTPSGVAREDLTYHDICVVDLEANVVEIETDVRPTSELLMHLEAYKARPDINAIVHTHSHFATAFAVLAKPIPPIVYEVLCYGGHVPVASYGRPGTMALAKSVVEPLQSSDAVLLEAHGVLTVGEDIESALLKANYVEDTAEIYYRSLLLNGGKEPNILPLEELQNWQYPDQINLNK; encoded by the coding sequence ATGTTAGAAAACTTAAAAAAGCAAGTAGTAAAAGTAGCTCAACAAGCCGATGTTTCAGGACTTTGCAAGCACAAATCAGGAAACTTTAGTATTAAAGATAAAGATACTAATTACGTAGTTGTAACACCCTCTGGAGTTGCAAGAGAAGATTTAACTTATCACGATATATGCGTAGTTGATTTAGAAGCTAACGTAGTTGAAATTGAAACTGATGTAAGACCTACAAGTGAGCTATTAATGCATCTTGAGGCCTATAAAGCTAGACCTGACATAAATGCTATAGTTCATACTCATTCTCATTTTGCAACAGCCTTTGCAGTACTTGCAAAACCAATACCTCCTATAGTATATGAAGTATTATGCTATGGTGGTCATGTACCAGTAGCTTCCTATGGTCGTCCTGGTACAATGGCTTTAGCTAAAAGTGTAGTTGAACCTCTACAATCTTCCGATGCAGTACTTCTTGAAGCACATGGAGTTTTAACTGTAGGTGAAGATATTGAAAGTGCTTTACTAAAAGCCAACTATGTAGAAGATACTGCTGAAATCTACTATAGAAGTTTACTTTTAAATGGAGGTAAAGAACCAAATATACTTCCACTTGAAGAACTTCAAAACTGGCAGTACCCAGATCAAATAAACTTAAATAAATAA
- a CDS encoding PTS galactitol transporter subunit IIC — protein sequence MNIILSFMFSAISPAADAFVKSTGIKLTTIDVGWSPLAAISWAWPYALTVFPIQIAINLIMLALGWTNCLNVDLWNVWGKILTAVIIAAITKSIPIALIIAGIQVVFELKNADLLQKQIYNITKIPGITCPHIMMLQSIILAPINRLLDFVPGINKANIDAKKLKEKIGIFGENSVMGFIVGALIAAFGGYNLKGILTTAMQVGTALVLFPMVAKLFMQALSPIADAAGTFMKKRFKGREFYIGLDWPFLAGQAEVWVTAIILVPFELALAIVLAKMGVSNVLPLGGIINICFVAPALIVTGGNLVRMIILGLVTTPIYLIVSSSFSSIITDLGKTVNSVQIPKGQFLTWFGLEAPEFRWAMSRAANVINGDMLGIVILVAYLALCFWYYKYMTKRNLELTESK from the coding sequence ATGAATATAATTTTAAGCTTTATGTTTAGTGCAATTAGCCCAGCTGCTGATGCTTTCGTTAAAAGCACCGGAATTAAATTAACAACCATAGATGTGGGTTGGTCACCACTTGCCGCTATATCCTGGGCCTGGCCTTATGCGTTAACTGTATTTCCTATTCAAATAGCAATAAATTTAATTATGCTAGCACTAGGCTGGACAAACTGTTTAAACGTTGACCTTTGGAATGTTTGGGGTAAAATACTAACAGCTGTAATTATAGCAGCTATAACAAAGAGCATTCCTATAGCACTTATCATAGCTGGAATCCAAGTTGTTTTTGAACTTAAAAACGCAGATTTACTTCAAAAACAGATTTATAATATTACTAAAATTCCTGGAATAACATGTCCTCATATTATGATGCTTCAATCTATTATCTTAGCACCTATTAATAGATTGCTAGATTTTGTTCCTGGTATTAATAAAGCTAATATTGACGCTAAAAAATTAAAAGAAAAAATAGGTATATTCGGTGAAAATAGCGTTATGGGATTTATAGTTGGTGCCCTTATAGCCGCATTTGGTGGATATAACCTTAAAGGAATTTTAACTACAGCTATGCAAGTTGGTACTGCTTTGGTTTTATTCCCAATGGTTGCAAAACTATTTATGCAAGCTTTATCTCCTATAGCAGATGCTGCAGGAACATTTATGAAAAAAAGATTCAAAGGAAGAGAATTTTATATTGGACTAGACTGGCCATTCTTAGCAGGTCAAGCTGAAGTATGGGTAACTGCAATAATCTTAGTTCCTTTCGAACTTGCTCTTGCAATTGTTCTTGCTAAAATGGGAGTAAGTAACGTTCTTCCTTTAGGTGGAATAATAAACATATGCTTTGTAGCTCCAGCTTTAATTGTAACTGGGGGAAACTTAGTAAGAATGATTATACTAGGACTTGTTACTACTCCAATTTACCTAATAGTATCTTCTAGCTTCAGTAGCATAATTACAGACCTTGGTAAAACAGTTAACTCAGTACAAATTCCAAAAGGACAATTTTTAACTTGGTTTGGACTTGAAGCACCTGAATTTAGATGGGCAATGTCTCGTGCTGCAAATGTTATAAACGGAGATATGCTAGGCATTGTAATTTTAGTAGCTTATTTAGCATTATGTTTCTGGTATTATAAATATATGACAAAAAGAAATTTAGAACTTACTGAAAGTAAATAA
- a CDS encoding RNA polymerase sigma factor, with translation MEKNYVRESIDKLPEKYKTPIYLYFYIGLNQKEIASVMGISEKNVEGRIYRAKKKLKIEFQKEEDDYEKNIDLIDEIIKSSLDLDESKISSDYNKRLLSKINNNERSIIFSEKRKRIAASFITAGVLMLVFSFSSLNEAIINFNTEVKATLSAVQTTSEKTLSIEKFF, from the coding sequence TTGGAAAAAAATTATGTAAGGGAATCCATTGATAAATTACCTGAAAAGTATAAAACACCCATATATTTATATTTCTATATTGGTTTAAATCAAAAGGAAATAGCTTCTGTAATGGGTATATCTGAAAAAAATGTAGAAGGCAGAATATATAGGGCTAAGAAAAAATTGAAAATTGAATTTCAAAAGGAGGAAGATGATTATGAAAAAAATATAGATTTAATAGATGAAATAATAAAATCTTCCTTGGATTTAGATGAATCTAAGATTAGTAGTGACTATAATAAAAGATTACTTAGTAAAATAAATAACAATGAAAGATCCATAATTTTTAGTGAGAAAAGAAAGAGGATTGCAGCAAGTTTTATAACTGCTGGGGTATTAATGTTAGTCTTTAGTTTTTCAAGTTTGAATGAGGCGATTATAAATTTTAATACTGAGGTAAAAGCTACTCTATCGGCGGTTCAAACAACCTCTGAGAAAACATTAAGTATAGAAAAATTTTTTTAG
- a CDS encoding PTS sugar transporter subunit IIA — translation MCTNSLLNEELIILDFEAEDKKDLLKKLSSILIEKGYVKDSFKEAILKREEVFPTGLMTESTNIAIPHTDAIHVIKPTILFAKLKNPVTFKEMGMGKNDVNAELIFMLAINNPTSQVTTLSKLMSILSNKPVLESLKSKNSTCEIMDILSKQLS, via the coding sequence ATGTGTACTAATTCTTTACTAAACGAAGAACTGATTATATTAGATTTTGAAGCAGAAGACAAAAAAGATCTTCTAAAGAAATTATCTTCTATCCTTATTGAAAAGGGTTACGTGAAGGATTCTTTCAAAGAAGCGATTTTAAAAAGAGAAGAAGTTTTCCCTACTGGTTTAATGACAGAAAGCACAAATATAGCGATTCCACATACTGATGCAATCCACGTAATTAAACCAACTATATTATTTGCAAAATTGAAAAACCCAGTTACATTTAAAGAAATGGGTATGGGAAAAAATGATGTTAATGCTGAATTAATCTTTATGCTAGCAATTAACAATCCAACTTCCCAGGTTACAACTTTAAGTAAATTAATGTCTATACTTTCAAATAAGCCTGTACTAGAAAGTTTAAAAAGCAAAAACAGCACTTGTGAAATTATGGATATTCTATCAAAACAACTTAGTTAA
- a CDS encoding RNA polymerase sigma factor — protein sequence MEKQQSKIEVNQLSEEDFILIVDEYKKKIINLCYSYTRDYYEAEDLSQEVFVSLYKNLKKFRFESSISTYIYKITLSKCMDYGRKSKVKKFL from the coding sequence TTGGAGAAACAACAGTCTAAAATTGAAGTAAATCAGCTTAGCGAAGAGGATTTTATCTTGATTGTAGATGAATACAAGAAAAAAATAATAAACTTATGTTATTCTTATACTAGGGATTATTACGAAGCAGAAGATTTATCTCAAGAGGTTTTCGTTAGTTTATATAAGAATTTAAAAAAATTCAGGTTTGAAAGTTCTATAAGTACGTATATTTATAAAATTACTTTATCAAAATGCATGGATTATGGAAGAAAATCAAAGGTTAAAAAATTTTTGTAA
- a CDS encoding N-acetylglucosaminidase, with protein sequence MKNTKKFVALVVASCIVFGFKYTKVNAADSVSTYSSYEELPSEKDVDVNRTWKVKFNLSLDSSTVNKENIKVQNQYKQNLDLKVRLDSKDDTTILMDLPTLGYIPGRVYTLVVGTEVKSKSGHKLHKPVIMKFTIKNNAVDGSSYESLPEITSIKADDFIKPEQRKNITVTTINSNTVQYRFFVYKYNNVICKYEFNKELTKGYTSSVNTKNPYVFSYNEFLESGDYKLVVYTKRAGVKGEHEDLNTDFDNYSTGYFRCFDSFDFKPTFKDYNISFNEIVGKQYSSNSSVYGIFGYATKASKSQIEYYMNTANFLDSVGKNMFIKLDYFPSQIKEEDLNKVLKGKGILDGKGRAFMESCKKYNVNPIYLIVHALLETGNGTSKLANGIEVKTVNGNPVSPKKTYNFFGIKAIDSNPEGGGSEYAYTQQWFTPEAAIEGG encoded by the coding sequence ATGAAAAATACTAAAAAATTTGTTGCTCTTGTTGTTGCATCCTGTATTGTTTTTGGATTTAAGTATACTAAAGTAAATGCAGCAGATTCAGTAAGTACTTATAGTAGTTATGAAGAGTTACCTAGTGAAAAAGATGTAGATGTTAATAGAACCTGGAAAGTTAAGTTTAATCTCAGCCTAGATTCAAGCACTGTTAACAAAGAGAATATAAAGGTTCAAAATCAATACAAACAAAACTTAGATTTAAAAGTTAGGCTAGATTCAAAAGATGATACAACAATACTTATGGATTTACCTACTCTTGGATATATTCCTGGAAGAGTATACACTTTAGTTGTAGGAACTGAGGTTAAATCAAAATCTGGACATAAATTACATAAACCTGTAATAATGAAATTTACAATAAAAAATAATGCAGTTGATGGTTCTAGTTATGAAAGTTTACCTGAAATAACTTCCATAAAAGCTGATGACTTTATAAAACCAGAACAAAGAAAAAATATAACTGTAACTACAATTAATTCAAATACAGTTCAGTACAGATTTTTTGTTTATAAGTATAATAATGTAATTTGTAAATATGAATTTAATAAAGAACTTACAAAAGGATATACTTCAAGTGTAAATACCAAGAATCCATATGTTTTTTCTTACAATGAGTTTCTTGAATCTGGAGATTATAAATTAGTTGTGTATACTAAAAGAGCAGGTGTTAAAGGGGAACATGAGGACTTAAATACTGATTTCGATAACTATAGCACAGGTTATTTTAGATGTTTTGATAGTTTTGATTTTAAACCAACTTTTAAAGATTATAATATAAGCTTTAATGAAATAGTTGGAAAACAATATAGTAGCAATTCTTCGGTATATGGAATTTTTGGATATGCTACCAAGGCAAGCAAAAGCCAAATAGAATACTATATGAATACAGCTAACTTTTTAGATTCAGTTGGAAAAAACATGTTTATAAAATTAGATTATTTTCCTTCACAAATTAAAGAAGAGGATTTAAATAAAGTTTTAAAGGGCAAGGGTATTTTAGATGGAAAAGGCAGAGCGTTTATGGAATCTTGCAAGAAATACAACGTTAATCCAATATATTTAATTGTACATGCTCTTCTTGAAACAGGAAATGGAACTTCTAAGCTAGCTAATGGAATAGAAGTTAAAACTGTTAATGGAAATCCAGTGTCTCCAAAGAAAACCTACAACTTTTTCGGTATAAAAGCTATAGATTCAAACCCAGAAGGAGGAGGATCTGAATATGCATATACTCAGCAATGGTTTACTCCAGAAGCTGCAATAGAGGGGGGCTAA